A portion of the Manihot esculenta cultivar AM560-2 chromosome 2, M.esculenta_v8, whole genome shotgun sequence genome contains these proteins:
- the LOC122723064 gene encoding isoflavone 3'-hydroxylase-like yields the protein MEDMFFSLALLLSFLLLAFNFCLRRSTQHRNLPTSPFALPIIGHLHLVNLPLHRSLHALSQKYGPIISLRFGFRRVIVLSSPSIVEECFTKNDIVFSNRPPLTILKYVTYNCTTLGTTSYGDHWRKLRRIGTHEVFSSSRLNVFTGIRRDEIKIFMNKLHSVSSHDFAKVVLRPMLMELTFNIMMRMVAGKRYYGEEVTANDKAEAEEFREMITEMFKYTGASYLGDFLPFLKLIDYQGFLKRVKRLGKRTDRFLQNLIDEHRCASPERKKDTMIGHLLSMQESQPEYYTDDIIKALILDVIFGGTESAAVTLEWAMSDLLNHPEAMEKVKKELDIHISENSLMNESDISKLSYLQNIITETMRLHPPGPLLIRHLSSQDCSIGGYHVKPNTMLIVNAWAIHRDPEVWDDATGFKPERFESSAGQGSEVYKYMPFGLGRRSCPGMGLANRVMVFALGSMIHCFEWRKASDQKIDMSEGYGLTMPMAKPLKAMCKARSVMKNKLY from the exons ATGGAAGATATGTTCTTCTCTCTAGCTTTGCTCCTTTCATTTCTTCTTCTTGCCTTCAACTTCTGCTTACGAAGAAGCACACAACACAGAAACCTTCCCACATCCCCATTTGCTCTTCCAATTATAGGTCATCTTCATCTTGTCAATCTTCCCCTCCATAGATCTCTCCATGCTCTTTCGCAAAAATATGGTCCAATCATTTCTCTACGATTTGGTTTCCGTCGAGTGATAGTTCTATCATCGCCGTCCATTGTGGAAGAATGCTTCACCAAAAATGACATTGTTTTCTCCAATCGTCCTCCCTTAACCATTCTCAAGTACGTTACTTACAATTGCACCACCCTTGGAACAACCTCATACGGTGATCACTGGCGCAAACTCCGCCGGATAGGCACTCATGAAGTATTTTCATCGAGTCGTCTCAATGTCTTCACAGGCATCCGGAGGGACGAAATAAAGATTTTCATGAACAAACTCCATAGTGTCTCGAGCCATGATTTTGCTAAGGTAGTGTTGAGACCAATGCTCATGGAGCTAACCTTTAACATAATGATGCGCATGGTCGCTGGGAAGCGATACTACGGCGAGGAAGTGACTGCAAACGAcaaggcagaggcagaggaattCAGAGAGATGATAACGGAGATGTTTAAATATACTGGTGCCTCATATCTTGGAGATTTCTTGCCTTTTTTGAAGTTGATTGACTACCAGGGTTTTTTGAAGAGAGTGAAGAGACTTGGCAAGAGAACTGATAGATTCCTGCAAAATCTCATTGACGAGCATCGTTGTGCAAGTCCTGAGAGAAAGAAAGATACCATGATCGGCCATCTTCTTTCCATGCAAGAATCACAACCAGAATATTATACAGATGACATTATCAAAGCCCTAATTCTG GATGTCATATTTGGTGGTACCGAGTCAGCTGCGGTAACATTAGAATGGGCAATGTCGGATCTACTCAATCACCCAGAAGCTATGGAGAAAGTAAAAAAAGAACTGGACATACATATTAGTGAAAACAGCTtgatgaatgaatctgatattTCCAAGCTCTCATATCTTCAGAATATCATTACGGAGACCATGAGATTGCATCCACCAGGTCCATTGCTTATTCGACATTTATCATCTCAAGACTGCAGTATTGGAGGATACCATGTGAAACCCAATACAATGCTGATTGTTAACGCATGGGCTATACACAGGGACCCTGAGGTTTGGGACGACGCAACTGGGTTTAAACCTGAGAGGTTTGAAAGCAGTGCAGGTCAAGGTTCTGAGGTTTACAAGTACATGCCATTTGGCTTGGGAAGGAGGTCGTGTCCTGGAATGGGTCTTGCAAATCGTGTTATGGTGTTTGCTTTGGGGTCTATGATTCATTGTTTTGAATGGAGGAAGGCAAGTGATCAGAAAATTGATATGTCTGAAGGATATGGGCTCACCATGCCAATGGCTAAGCCATTGAAAGCAATGTGCAAGGCTCGTAGTGTCATGAAGAATAAGCTATATTGA
- the LOC122723065 gene encoding protein MAIN-LIKE 2-like: MGSWEARMEADLGLGAVGDLEELRVLTRADALEVLERESLETGTKAREEIGTGEADVELIIGLPVNGAAITGRSRHHWPSICEALLGVVPPNNVIRGCYLKMNWLAEEFSQLPDDADEEVVHRFARAYIMRVIGSIFSDTFALRMNLMFLSLLVDLEEAGNYSWGGACLAWLYRQLCKVTNPEVMQMADPLFIVQIWA; the protein is encoded by the exons ATGGGCTCTTGGGAGGCTAGAATGGAGGCCGATTTGGGCTTGGGAGCAGTAGGTGATTTGGAAGAACTTAGAGTCTTGACGCGAGCAGATGCCTTAGAAGTGCTGGAACGGGAGTCCCTGGAAACTGGCACTAAAGCCCGAGAAGAGATAGGGACAGGAGAAGCA GATGTGGAGCTAATAATCGGGTTGCCGGTTAATGGTGCAGCTATAACAGGCCGATCACGCCACCATTGGCCATCAATTTGTGAGGCATTATTAGGTGTCGTTCCACCTAATAATGTCATAAGAGGGTGTTATCTGAAAATGAACTGGCTAGCTGAGGAGTTTAGTCAACTTCCAGATGATGCTGATGAGGAAGTTGTACATAGGTTCGCAAGAGCATACATTATGAGGGTCATTGGATCCATTTTTAGTGATACATTTGCTTTGCGTATGAACCTAATGTTCCTATCTTTGCTAGTTGATCTTGAAGAAGCCGGCAATTATAGCTGGGGTGGGGCATGTCTGGCATGGTTGTATAGACAGTTATGTAAGGTGACAAATCCTGAAGTTATGCAGATGGCTGATCCCTTATTCATAGTTCAGATATGGGCATAG